The proteins below are encoded in one region of Colletotrichum lupini chromosome 5, complete sequence:
- a CDS encoding glycosyltransferase family 28 domain-containing protein — protein sequence MSLGEHSQNRDTHPSTTASTPNEMTTSSSNSSPKGDPYPVPDLPPGTTMRLNIVILFMGSRGDLQPSLAVAKLLQRRHGHRVRIASHPPYRAAVEAAGVGFYGIGRTDIKTMMERRLLPRKELNALVPVIREEFREMGERWWGACVDGFGFDHDGEDGVDGGRGGDGGGEERGAFVADLVMSTMHVYNQTSAAARLGVPLHLFGMNPRIFSREVPHSQAGWALKGPSRWKNVLSWWVQDFMFLEAMKSVINDVRVNVMGLENMSPAWWLSQYNRMNVPCTYLWSPRLLPKPSDWADNIDVAGFVFEDVPSEYTPSPELVAFLEADPETPPVYIGFGSMSFANAQEVFEGIFEAVGKGDDESQGGSIGGNRDMTHIFILDEAPHAWLFPRVRAVVCHGGSGTTAMALRSGRPTLVVPVAGDQPFWGTRIHAVGCGPEAKYGLAEMNSQRFEEGLRELLKPGYAAAAERFADTVKRERPGEEVCVEKVLETVGVYEREGRCVVYGGRPAVWRVASTGKEEGGERKLSAVAAHVLVESGRVRREDLKVLEVVKWPDLTGPGDPVTGLVLGMQEAFESVATDGRTGRWGRLGLHVLRAPLTILAAVAFGLFNLLDFILYKLASPFEPKLYASNPRLYSYPRMLSFLLFAPFVELASVVTQPARFLAGRRGGEGEGGRRRSLPRVILEVPLALLRVLLALVNVLVGGLGITLRQLELLCARGMGERPVGDVVAEARIRQGRVEAEELKVEGVESGRDLIGDIMRRWDERKKA from the exons ATGTCCCTTGGAGAGCACAGCCAAAACAGAGATACGCACCCTAGCACCACAGCATCAACACCCAACGAAATGACGACGTCAAGCTCCAATTCATCACCAAAGGGTGATCCGTATCCGGTTCCGGATCTTCCGCCGGGCACAACGATGCGCCTCAACATCGTCATCCTCTTCATGGGCTCGCGCGGCGACCTCCAGCCCTCCCTGGCCGTCGCCAAGCTCCTGCAGCGCCGTCATGGCCACCGCGTCCGCATCGCGAGCCACCCGCCGTACCGCGCCGCCGTCGAGGCCGCGGGGGTCGGGTTCTACGGGATCGGCAGAACGGACATCAAGACCATGATGGAGAGGCGGTTGCTTCCGCGGAAGGAGCTGAATGCGCTGGTGCCTGTGATCCGGGAGGAGTTTCGGGAGATGGGGGAGAGGTGGTGGGGGGCTTGCGTTGATGGGTTTGGGTTTGATCACGATGGTGAGGATGGGGTTgatggaggaagaggaggagatggaggaggagaggagaggGGAGCGTTTGTGGCGGATTTGGTCATGTCTACGATGCATGTGTATAACCAGACGTCTGCGGCGGCGAGGCTGGGTGTGCCGTTGCACCTGTTTGGGATGAACCCGAGGATTTTCTCGAGGGAGGTACCGCATTCGCAGGCTGGGTGGGCTTTGAAGGGGCCTAGTCGGTGGAAGAATGTTTTGTCCTGGTGGGTTCAGGATTTTAT GTTCCTTGAAGCGATGAAATCCGTCATCAACGACGTCCGCGTCAACGTGATGGGCCTGGAGAACATGTCCCCCGCCTGGTGGCTGAGCCAGTACAACAGGATGAACGTCCCCTGCACGTATCTCTGGTCGCCGAGGCTGCTCCCGAAGCCAAGTGATTGGGCGGACAACATCGACGTTGCGGGTTTCGTATTCGAGGACGTGCCGTCAGAGTATACGCCGTCTCCGGAGCTGGTTGCGTTCCTGGAGGCGGACCCGGAGACGCCGCCGGTGTATATCGGGTTCGGGAGCATGTCGTTTGCGAATGCGCAGGAAGTGTTTGAGGGGATCTTTGAGGCG GTGGGGAAGGGAGACGATGAGAGCCAAGGGGGCAGCATCGGCGGGAATAGAGACATGACACACATCTTCATCCTCGACGAGGCGCCGCACGCGTGGCTGTTCCCCCGGGTCAGGGCCGTGGTGTGTCACGGGGGAAGCGGGACGACGGCTATGGCGCTCCGGAGCGGGCGGCCTACGCTCGTGGTGCCCGTTGCCGGGGACCAGCCGTTTTGGGGCACGAGAATCCACGCTGTCGGGTGCGGGCCGGAGGCAAAGTACGGGTTGGCGGAGATGAACAGCCAGAGGTTCGAGGAAGGGCTGAGGGAGCTTCTGAAGCCGGGGTATGCGGCTGCCGCGGAGAGGTTTGCGGATACTGTGAAGAGGGAGAGACCTGGGGAGGAGGTTTGTGTTGAGAAGGTGCTTGAGACGGTTGGGGTTTATGAGAGGGAGGGGAGGTGTGTTGTTTATGGTGGACGGCCTGCTGTTTGGAGGGTAGCTTCGACGGGGAAGGAAGAGGGAGGGGAGAGGAAGTTGTCTGCTGTTGCGGCGCATGTTCTTGTTGAGAGTGGGAGGGTTAGGAGGGAGGATTTGAAGGTGCTGGAGGTGGTCAAGTGGCCTGATTTGACGGGGCCTGGGGATCCGGTAACGGGGTTGGTTCTCGGGATGCAAGAGGCTTTTGAGAGTGTTGCTACGGATGGGAGGACGGGGAGATGGGGAAGATTGGGTCTTCATGTTTTGAGAG CTCCCCTCACGATCCTGGCCGCCGTGGCGTTTGGCCTCTTCAACCTACTCGACTTCATCCTCTACAAACTCGCCTCGCCTTTCGAGCCGAAGCTCTACGCGAGTAACCCGCGGCTGTACTCCTACCCGCGCATGCTCTCCTTCCTCCTATTCGCACCCTTTGTCGAGCTAGCTTCCGTCGTGACGCAGCCTGCGCGTTTCCTGGCGGGTAGAAGAGGGGGAGAAGGAGAGGGGggcagaagaagaagcttACCAAGAGTGATCCTCGAGGTGCCGCTCGCGCTTCTGAGGGTGCTTTTGGCGCTGGTCAATGTTCTTGTTGGCGGGTTGGGCATCACACTTCGGCAGCTGGAGCTTCTTTGTGCGAGGGGTATGGGGGAGAGACCTGTGGGGGATGTTGTTGCCGAGGCGAGGATTCGGCAGGGGAGGGTTGAGGCGGAGGAGTTGAAGGTTGAGGGAGTTGAGAGTGGGAGGGATTTGATTGGGGATATTATGAGGAGGTGGGATGAGCGGAAGAAGGCTTGA
- a CDS encoding formyl transferase, which translates to MAEREGLRDDRVSSRLSIPKTKTRSIWLTPMTQPPPSTPTPRRFLLSKKPPGSQQQTPGSGPPVFAGSQRFQPTPRFAPPSSTQRPPATPVFPSSLRPSRHRDPIHDLLDSSPTDAPVSATRPTLGAGTQRQNPRIDIDSDVGSDSPTEDQDELPPMVVAVSDSIEIDSEPPSVLYSETEERTPKRRRISVSPALSWQEEPKEDVAMGYEEEELLPEESGYGDEQLPDADDELPFREGVPKTEDDLVVPKRAAGDPVKTQPTFHRAPRFKPSESEVIRQEGLPEAFSPQRRGAKYLAGGLAAELQTWLAEVKGWTGGDRPADLVMSIVVDEVRHGNRMYLVRGRRTMGDGDVREEIAARLMLAGEGQLTGLGHKAPVVVGSVVAISQPAASFDIMTWLALRSAAFARVPAATMCRSGARFYSGAATGAGRVSDPLRILFCGSDNFSCAALTALTAERKRNPELIESLEVVVRPSKPSGRGMKNVREVPLKTLAQQLSLPIHVRDTFTKWQPPSDFNLIIAVSFGLFVPPRLLKMAKYGGLNVHPSLLPDFRGPAPLQHTLLQGRTHTGITLQTLDHRDFDHGDILAQTPLPGIPIPENCSTQQLLDIVTPPAAEMLVDGLHRGLHVPPHVNVGWKQSTGGFIEDSFGAPPHAPKITNHDRWIAWSKWTADDIATRQRVLGGVWSSAISQTTGTEKRIKLGRVDSVPLEDMPEHIKQFNRRLREYRKDRTIADDASPEDDKKVKFVNWIQGTQDGCWKVLQRAFFEHEDGRSILIPLVEGDKVLKVSTMIVEGSAERTAVSAIKSFAVVGDDYNNGFTGRRSEFTLVPF; encoded by the exons ATGGCTGAA AGAGAAGGCCTACGCGATGACCGCGTCTCTTCTCGCCTCTCAATTCCCAAGACGAAGACGCGGTCCATTTGGCTGACCCCAATGACGCAACCACCGCCATCA ACACCTACACCTCGTCGATTTCTGCTTTCCAAGAAACCTCCAGGATCGCAACAACAGACACCAGGCAGCGGCCCGCCCGTCTTCGCCGGCAGCCAGCGCTTCCAGCCCACGCCCCGCTTCGCCCCTCCGTCATCGACTCAGCGACCTCCCGCGACGCCCGTGTTTCCTAGTTCACTTCGACCGTCGAGACACCGAGACCCGATCCACGATCTTCTGGATAGTTCCCCGACAGATGCGCCCGTCTCGGCGACGCGACCGACGCTAGGAGCTGGGACGCAGAGGCAGAATCCTAGGATTGACATCGACTCTGACGTCGGTAGCGATTCGCCGACAGAGGATCAGGATGAGCTGCCGCCAATGGTCGTCGCGGTGAGcgattcgatcgagattGATTCGGAGCCGCCTAGTGTTTTATACAGCGAGACTGAGGAGAGGACACCAAAGAGGAGAAGGATTTCGGTCTCGCCAGCATTGAGCTGGCAGGAGGAGCCCAAGGAAGACGTTGCCATGGGATATGAAGAGGAAGAGCTTCTCCCTGAAGAAAGCGGATACGGTGACGAGCAGTTGCCAGATGCCGATGATGAGCTTCCCTTCCGCGAGGGTGTGCCCAAGACTGAGGACGACTTGGTTGTTCCTAAGCGCGCTGCAGGAGACCCAGTCAAGACGCAGCCGACCTTTCATCGCGCCCCTCGTTTCAAGCCGTCTGAATCCGAAGTCATTCGACAGGAAGGCCTACCGGAGGCGTTCTCTCCACAGCGGCGAGGCGCAAAGTACCTCGCTGGGGGCCTCGCAGCAGAGCTGCAGACTTGGCTGGCAGAGGTCAAGGGCTGGACGGGCGGTGACCGTCCTGCTGACCTAGTCATGAGCATTGTTGTTGACGAAGTTCGTCATGGAAACAGAATGTACCTTGTTCGGGGACGAAGGACCATGGGCGACGGGGATGTAAGAGAAGAGATTGCGGCGCGGCTTATGCTGGCTGGGGAGGGACAGTTGACGGGCCTGGGACACAAGGCTCCTGTCGTCGTGGGTAGTGTCGTTGCGATTTCCCAGCCTGC AGCATCATTCGACATCATGACGTGGCTGGCCCTCCGATCAGCCGCCTTTGCGCGGGTGCCAGCTGCAACGATGTGCCGGTCGGGCGCCCGATTCTACTCCGGCGCAGCGACCGGCGCCGGCCGCGTCTCGGACCCGCTCCGGATCCTCTTCTGCGGCTCGGACAACTTCAGCTGCGCGGCGCTGACCGCGCTGACCGCGGAAAGGAAGCGAAACCCGGAACTCATTGAGTCGCTGGAAGTCGTTGTTCGGCCGAGCAAGCCGTCGGGGAGAGGGATGAAGAATGTTCGTGAGG TTCCGTTGAAGACCCTCGCTCAGCAACTCAGTTTGCCGATTCACGTGAGAGACACGTTTACCAAGTGGCAG CCACCTAGCGACTTCAATCTCATCATTGCCGTCTCTTTTGGTCTTTTCGTGCCGCCGAGATTACTCAAGATGGCAAAGTACGGAGGCTTAAACGTTCACCCATCACTGCTCCCAGA CTTCCGCGGTCCCGCGCCCCTTCAACATACGCTTCTACAAGGGCGCACGCACACAGGCATCACGCTTCAGACCCTAGATCACAGAGACTTTGATCACGGTGACATTCTGGCTCAGACGCCGCTTCCAGGCATCCCGATCCCGGAAAACTGCAGCACGCAGCAGCTGCTCGACATTGTCACGCCGCCGGCCGCCGAGATGCTCGTCGACGGTCTACATCGAGGTCTCCACGTCCCTCCGCACGTGAACGTCGGCTGGAAACAATCCACCGGGGGGTTCATAGAGGACTCATTCGGAGCACCTCCGCACGCGCCGAAGATCACAAACCACGACCGTTGGATTGCTTGGTCGAAGTGGACCGCCGACGACATTGCGACGCGGCAGCGCGTGCTGGGCGGCGTGTGGTCCTCTGCAATCAGCCAGACCACGGGCACAGAGAAGAGGATTAAGTTGGGACGGGTGGACTCCGTACCCCTCGAGGATATGCCTGAGCATATTAAGCAGTTTAACAGACGATTGAGGGAGTATAGGAAAGACCGAACAATTGCAGACGATGCCTCACCGGAGGATGATAAGAAGGTGAAGTTTGTCAATTGGATTCAGGGGACGCAAGACGGGTGTTGGAAAGTGCTTCAGCGTGCCTTTTTTGAGCACGAGGACGGGAGGAGCATTTTGATTCCCCTTGTTGAGGGCGACAAGGTCCTCAAGGTGTCGACCATGATTGTCGAGGGCTCGGCGGAACGTACTGCTGTGAGCGCCATTAAGAGCTTCGCCGTAGTCGGAGATGACTACAATAACGGCTTCACTGGAAGGCGTTCGGAATTCACCCTTGTCCCCTTTTAG
- a CDS encoding FAD-binding domain-containing protein, with the protein MATPTNHPVTNPKEGVTYLTEDEITSFLDDLDHNGDGYIDYAEVEAKLDAAHDELAPGGQVKPHHVISRHTSPEKPNQSSSSPDENRLRHEFLRSVMGLAGSDDDDDTSRTHRIPRAAFAARVREWKIPSLKQDADSETSQRDFIQHLRLSRRLRAYWAVHGPEIAFLGLVASSLIAFGVWQCVKYATTPQYRAAFGWGVVLAKTCAGMLYPTFFFLILSMSRYFSTMLRRSYRVSRFINWDLSQSFHIKISCLALALATLHAVGHLTGSFYHGSRPENQDAVAAVLGPDAVPRPYVGYVRSLPGFTGITALGLFYLLALLSMPAVRRWNYEVFQLAHLLMYPIIGLMMAHGTAALLQWPMFGYFLAVPTLLILVERVVRVGTGFHRIRATLTVLDGETVEVAATIPSERMWKYRAGQYVFLQVPAISAFQWHPFTVSICQGREFRLHIKTDGNWTKRLRDLGGKGEEGADAATEIEVGINGPFGAPAQRFYDFNHTIIVGSGIGVTPFSGILADLQARDDEEHGGPTHPHQHRAHQHRHDSEATVVTEKKETNERKGSESTMAAATTTEAPDGNDPTKPPNPSEAFTFAPDYRRVDFHWTVRDRNYLLWIADLLNSVSRSQDWHRRHGGPSQHLDIRIATHVTQKRRDIVTHVYRWLLEMHRTEEHPESPLTGLLNPTHFGRPDFDAILDRHYEDMRRFRASKRMKANAGGGAAADSMANAGEVGTDGNHRSENGDARADDRGSTRGASGERRDVEEEDEELKVGVFYCGAPVVGEILADKCRQLTVRGRHDGSKIEYHFMIEVFG; encoded by the coding sequence ATGGCTACCCCCACAAACCACCCCGTCACGAACCCCAAAGAGGGCGTCACATACCTCACCGAAGACGAGATAACCTCCTTCCTCGACGACCTCGACCACAACGGCGACGGCTACATCGACTACGCCGAAGTCGAAGCCAAACTCGACGCCGCCCACGACGAGCTCGCGCCCGGCGGTCAGGTAAAGCCTCACCACGTCATCAGCCGTCACACCTCTCCAGAGAAACCAAACCAGTCGTCTTCCTCGCCAGACGAGAACCGCCTCCGCCATGAGTTCCTCCGCTCCGTAATGGGCCTCGCCGGctccgacgacgacgacgacaccTCCCGCACCCACCGCATCCCCCGCGCCGCCTTCGCAGCCCGCGTCCGCGAATGGAAAATCCCCTCCCTGAAACAAGACGCCGACTCGGAAACCTCCCAGCGAGACTTCATCCAGCACCTCCGCCTCTCCCGCCGCCTCCGAGCCTACTGGGCCGTCCACGGCCCCGAAATCGCCTTCCTAGGCCTCGTCGCATCCTCCCTCATCGCCTTCGGCGTCTGGCAATGCGTCAAATACGCCACCACCCCCCAGTACCGCGCCGCCTTCGGCTGGGGCGTCGTCCTCGCAAAGACCTGCGCCGGCATGCTCTACCcgaccttcttcttcctcatccTCAGCATGTCGCGCTACTTCTCCACCATGCTCCGCCGCTCCTACCGCGTTTCCCGTTTCATCAACTGGGACCTCAGCCAGAGCTTCCACATCAAGATCTCGTGCCTCGCGCTCGCGCTCGCGACGCTGCACGCCGTAGGCCACCTCACGGGCTCCTTCTACCACGGGAGCCGACCCGAAAACCAGGACGCCGTGGCAGCCGTCCTGGGCCCGGACGCGGTGCCGAGGCCGTACGTCGGGTACGTCCGCTCGCTGCCGGGATTCACGGGTATCACGGCGTTAGGCCTCTTCTACCTCCTCGCCCTGCTCAGCATGCCTGCCGTGCGGCGTTGGAACTACGAGGTTTTTCAGCTGGCGCACCTGCTCATGTACCCCATCATCGGCCTCATGATGGCCCACGGCACCGCGGCGCTGCTGCAGTGGCCCATGTTCGGCTACTTCCTCGCCGTGCCGACGCTGTTGATCCTCGTCGAGCGCGTCGTCCGCGTCGGTACCGGGTTCCACAGGATCAGGGCGACACTGACGGTGCTCGACGGCGAGACGGTCGAGGTCGCGGCCACGATCCCCAGCGAGCGCATGTGGAAGTACAGGGCCGGGCAGTACGTGTTTCTACAGGTGCCCGCCATCAGCGCTTTCCAGTGGCATCCGTTCACCGTCTCCATTTGTCAGGGGCGGGAGTTCCGGCTACATATCAAGACGGATGGGAACTGGACGAAGCGGCTTCGTGATCTAGGCGGGAAAGGAGAGGAAGGAGCCGATGCAGCAACGGAGATTGAGGTGGGTATCAACGGACCCTTTGGTGCGCCGGCTCAGCGATTTTACGATTTCAACCACACCATCATCGTGGGTTCAGGCATCGGCGTCACGCCCTTCTCGGGCATCCTCGCGGACCTGCAGGCGCGCGATGACGAGGAGCACGGGGGCCCGACACACCCGCATCAGCACCGCGCCCACCAACACCGCCACGACTCGGAGGCGACCGTCGTGACAGAGAAGAAAGAGACCAACGAGCGAAAGGGTTCAGAATCGACAATGGCAGCAGCAACGACAACAGAGGCCCCGGATGGAAATGACCCCACGAAGCCCCCTAACCCATCAGAAGCCTTCACCTTCGCCCCCGACTACCGCCGCGTAGACTTCCACTGGACGGTCCGCGACCGAAACTACCTCCTCTGGATCGCCGACCTCCTCAACTCGGTCTCGCGAAGCCAGGACTGGCACCGCCGCCACGGGGGCCCATCCCAGCACCTCGACATCCGCATCGCCACGCACGTCACCCAGAAACGCAGGGACATTGTCACGCACGTGTACCGCTGGCTTCTCGAGATGCACCGCACCGAGGAGCACCCAGAGAGCCCGCTGACGGGCTTGCTGAACCCGACGCACTTTGGGCGGCCCGACTTTGATGCCATATTAGATAGGCACTACGAGGACATGCGGAGGTTCCGTGCCAGCAAGAGGATGAAAGCGAACGCGGGCGGCGGGGCCGCAGCCGACAGCATGGCAAACGCAGGGGAGGTGGGAACAGACGGGAACCACCGCAGCGAAAATGGGGACGCTAGAGCCGACGACCGCGGTAGTACCCGAGGCGCTAGCGGCGAGCGGCGGGacgtggaggaggaggatgaggagcTAAAGGTCGGAGTCTTTTACTGCGGAGCGCCGGTGGTCGGGGAGATCCTGGCAGACAAGTGCCGGCAGCTCACGGTGCGGGGGCGGCACGACGGCAGCAAGATTGAGTATCACTTCATGATTGAAGTCTTTGGGTAA
- a CDS encoding hydroxyisourate hydrolase, whose product MATQTKDRITCHVLDTSAGKPARNVRVQLSTTIPSPHSSTVTSGSASPNTTTPGGVLREFESTTDEDGRVKSWLPFSSATSSGEVPVYTLDDVLGEIEAASASAATSSRWTLKFDTASYFGGEDETFFPEAVVVFTVKRGQHYHVPLLLSPYSYTTYRGS is encoded by the coding sequence ATGGCCACCCAAACAAAAGACCGCATAACCTGCCACGTCCTAGACACATCAGCCGGAAAACCAGCCCGCAACGTCCGCGTCCAGCTCTCCACCACCATCCCCTCCCCTCACTCCTCCACCGTCACCTCCGGCTCCGCCTCTCCCAACACCACCACGCCCGGAGGCGTCCTCAGAGAATTCGAATCCACCACAGACGAAGACGGCCGCGTCAAATCCTGGCTGCCCTTCTCCTCCGCCACCTCGTCCGGCGAGGTCCCCGTCTACACCCTCGACGACGTCCTCGGCGAGATCGAGgccgcctccgcctccgcGGCGACGTCCTCCCGCTGGACTCTCAAGTTCGACACGGCGTCCTACTTTGGCGGCGAGGACGAGACCTTCTTCCCCGAGGCCGTGGTGGTTTTCACGGTGAAGAGGGGCCAGCATTATCACGTTCCGCTGCTGTTGAGCCCGTATAGCTATACCACCTACCGGGGCAGCTAA